The genomic segment CGCTGGGGCGCTGGATGGAGCGGGAGGTACACCGGCGGGGGATTCGAGCGGTGACGGGGGCCGTCCTGCGGGAGGTGCGGCGGGAGGGGGCGAGGATCCACTCCCTCTCCTTCCTCACGCGGTTTGGGGATCTGGAGGTAAAGGCCTCCATGTACATCGACGCCACGGGGGACGCCGCGGTGGCCTGGTTTGCGGGACTCCCCTGCCGGGAACCGGATCGTCCCATTTACGGGTCGCAGATGGCGGTCCTGGAGGGCGTGCGGGATGAGTTGCTCCTGCCGGAATCGGCTTTCTTCGCCCGGCTCCAGTCCGTCCTGCAAGAGAAGGGGGACCGCTACGGGTTGGGACGGAAGGACGGGCTCGTGTTCCTGTTCCCCGGGCGGGGCATGGCCATCGTAAACATGACCCACGTGCAGACTCCTCTCGAACCGGCCGCCTTCACCCGCCGGAGCCTGGAAGGCAAGGATCAGGTAGATCGGGCGATCCAGCTGCTGCGGGAAGAGTTCCCGGAGGCGTTCGGGAGGGCACGGGTTCGGGTGTACGGGCAGCTGGGGATCCGGCAGACCCGGTGGATCGTGGGAAGGTACCAACTGTCCGTGGAGGACGTCCGGACGGGCAGGAGGTTCGAGGACGCGGTTGCCCGCACCGCGTGGCCCATCGAGCTCCACGACCGGGCGGAAGGGTATTACTGGGAGCCCTTTGAAGAGGGCCACGTACACTACGTGCCCCTCCGGAGCCTGATCCCAGAGGGGACGGAGAATCTCCTGGCGGTGGGGCGTTGCATCGACGCGGACCCTCTGGCCCTCTCCAGCGTACGGGTGATGGGACCCTGCATCGCCATGGGGGCCGCGGCCGCACACGTAGCAGACCTCTGCCTCGGGCGCTCCACCCCCGCGCAGGGGGTGGACCTGGAGGCCCTTGCCGAACGACTTCGACCGAACCTGGAGGATTCCGCTTCCTAACCCCGCGACCGACTTGACAGAGAATTCGGAGTCCCTCTAAGCTCTGAAAAAAGTAAACGAGCCTCCCGAAAGGGCAAACCCGCAGCAATGCGGGGGCGCAAAGCTGACGGGACCGCGGACGCGGTTGGCTGGGCTGCCGAAGGAGGCGCGAGGAGGCTGGGGAGACTCCGGTGCAAGGATCCCCGGCCTGTTTTGTTGTGCCCTCCTGTGGACCCTACCGTCCGACCAGAACGGTTCCCCGCAGCGAAAAACATCTCGGGACGAGGTGAGGCCATGCGACCAGTACGGGTAATCTGTGCTGCGGTTCTGGCTGCATTTCTGGGGGTACAGGGGATTCCCCCTGTTTTCTCTCAGAATGTCGGGAGTATTCAATTTCAGGACGTGACGGATCAGGTTTTCCCCTATCCGGTCCGACCTCTTTACGGTGAGAGCCACGGGCAATCCTGGGGCTTCATTGCGGTGGGGGACTACGACGGGGACGGCTGGGACGACCTCTACATCAATGAGATGAGCATGGTCCACACCGTAGAGCACCAGAACATTCACGGGCGGCCTCAATCCGGATATCTCCTGCGGAATACGGGAGGCCGATTCGTGGACGAAACCTACAAATTGCCGGTTATTGATGAGGACACGGAGCACCGGCATGCGGCGGTGTGGTGCGATTTCGACAACGACGGGGATGAGGATTTGCTTTTGGGCACCGGGATGGACGACGAATTCCCCTTGGGACATCCGGAGCGCATGACCGGAAATCTGGACGTGTGGCTCCGGAACGACGGCACCCACTTCACCGACGTGAGCCGGCAGGTGACCGTGGAAGGGTACGACACCCGGCACAGCAAGGTGTTCCACGGGTACACCTGTGCGGATGTAGACGGGAACGGGTGGCCCGACATTCTCCTCCAGAACAAAAAGGCCCCGGAGGTGTACGGGAGCGGGGGGACTCCCGTCTTCCGTTTGTACCTGAATCTGGGGGGCTTTCGTTATCGGGAGGCCGCGGCGGAACGGGGCTTCAAGGACACGGAATACCCCACAAGCAACATTGATCCCTGGGGCTTGGGTTGCTATGACTTCAACGGGGTCCGAGGCATGGACTGCCGTTCTGCAGGGGGGAATCTGGGCCGCTGGATCCTCAATAAAGGCGGCGGGTTCTTCGATGTCCACACGGGAGTATACCGGCCTATTGCGGACCTCAACGCCTACAGCAACGACCTCGCCTGGGCCGACTACAACGGGGACGGGCTCATTGACCATTCGGATGCCGGATTGACACAGATCGTGCGGATCTTCGTCAACAACGGGTCCACGGTCCACAATGATGGGATGGCCGATTCCACTAAGGCAGCGGCTTCGAATCGGGTGCGCCTGCGCAGCACTGCTGCCTTGGATGCCGACAACGATGGGGATGCGGATCTCTTCGTCACGGTCGAAGGTTCGGGTCCGCAGACGCCGGATGGATGGACGACCAAGGCTCCGGATCTGTTCTTCCGCAACGACAATATGACATTCGTGGAAATGGCCAGGCAGGTCGGACTAGACGGCGGAATTTGCGTGGGTAAGCGGGCGGATTCTCGGCCCGCGGATCACTGCGCGGGAGGTGGCGGGGCTGCGGTCGTCGACTACGACCGGGATGGCCGGCTGGATCTTGTGGTTTCCTACACGCCCTGGTTCAAGCCTGCCGGGGGTGTGGAGCGGGTGCGGGTGTACCGCAACGTGACCCAGAATCCCGGGAACTGGATCGGGGTGATCGTACAGGGCAGGAGATCTTTGGGGAGTCGTGTTACGGTTGAGGCGTGCGGGAAAACCCACGTCCGGCAAGTGGTGAACGACACGCATCATCTGGCCCAGAACACGCGGGCGATCCACGTGGGGTTGGGAGGGTGCACGAACCGACCTTATGTGGTCATCCAGTGGTCGGACGGGGCTGTGACCCGGACCTACCTTAGCCGGAACCGGTACCACCTGGTGAGGCGGTGAGGGGGGCGGCAGGGAATTCCGGTCGAGGGGTCAAAAATCCTCCATCGTTCGGGCATGCGGGCCGGAGGAGGGAGAAAATGGGGGCGACAGCACCTGTGGAGAGTCTGCAGACGCTCCTGGACCGGGTGCCGAGTCTGGTCGATCACCTGTACCGGAATCCCAAGGGGGCGCTGCGGGCCATCTTTCAGCTGTTTCCGCCCGCGGTCCTGCCGCCGGAATTCACCAACTGGCGGGACGAACAGCGGGCCCGGCGGGAGTCCGTGGCCCTCCTGGACCAATCGTTTCACATGAGCAACCTGTCCCTGAGGGGGCCGGATGCCCTGCGGCTGCTGGAAAGTCTGGCCATCAACAGTTTCCGGAACTTCGGCCCGAACCGGGCAAAGCAGTTCGTGGCGTGCTCCCCGGAAGGATACGTGATCGGGGACAACATCCTCTACGGGCTGGAAGAGGATTCGGCGGTGCTGGTCGGCTCCGAGGTCGTCCAGAACTGGGTGACCTACCACGCGGAGACCGGCGGGTACCGGGTTCGGGTGGAGCGGGACCCCGCATGGTCCGTGAACCCCACCGGACGGCGGACGGAGTACCGGTTCCAGGTGGAGGGTCCGAAGGCCCTGGCCCTGCTGGAGAAGGCCACGGGAGGGCCGCTGCCGGAGGTGAAGTTCTTCCACTGGACGTGGCTTGTCATCGCGGGGCGGAGGGTACGGGCGTTGCGGCACAGTATGGCAGGAGTCCCGGGCATGGAGCTCTCGGGCCCGTGGGAGGACCGAGAGGTGGTGCGGACTGCCCTCGTGGAGGCTGGCAGGGAGTTCGGCCTCCGGGAGGTGGGCTCCCTCGCGTACCTCTCCAGCGGCGGGCTGGAGTCCGGGTGGGTCCCCAATCCACTTCCCGCCATCTACACCAGCCCTGACCTGCGCGCCTACCGGGAGTGGCTTCCGGCCACCGGTCAGGAGGCCAGGGGATCTCTGGGGGGGAGTTTCTACTCGCCCCGCATCGAGGACTACTACCTGACCCCCTGGGAGTTGGGATTCGAGCACATTCTCCGGTTCGATCACGACTTCGTGGGGCGGCTCGCCCTGGAGGAGCGGGCCCGGGAGCGGCATCGGAGGAAGGTGACCCTCGTCTGGCACCCGGAGGACACCGCCCAGGTCTTCGGTTCTCTCCTGCGCCCGGGGCCGATGGCGAAGTACCTGGATCTCCCCTGGCTTCACTACGCCACCTGGCAATACGACAGGGTCCTGAGCCCGCGGGGGGAGCCGGTGGGTCTCTCCCTGTATGCTGGCTACACCTCAAACGAGCGCGCGGTGGTGGCTCTGGCGGTGGTCGACGCGGATTACAGCCAGCCCGGGACGGAAGTGGTCCTCGTGTGGGGCGAGGACGGCGGAGGTGCTCGCAGCGCGGCGTGGGTGGAACCGCACGTCCCCGTGGAGATCCGGGCCACGGTGGCTCCGGTCCCCATCAGCCAGGCGGCCCGGCAGTACCGGGCCGCCATGCGGTCCGGACGCTAGCAGGTCCCCGGGCCCCTTTACGGCTCCTCCCGCGCGGTGCTAAAATGAGCCGTCGGCGAGAGCGCCCCAGGAGTTCGGTTCCCGGAAGGAGGTGTGAGGTTGGCCACGGTTCGCGTGGGGAAGGACGAGTCCCTGGACAGCGCCCTCAAGCGGTTCCGCCGGGAGGTCCAACGGTCGGGGATCCTCGTGGAGGCCAAGCGGCATGAGCACTACGAGAAGCCCAGTGACCGGCGGCGCCGCAAGCTGGCCAAGCGGGCCCGCAAGCAGAAGGCGAAGTCCAGGTAGCTCGCCGCCCCGATCGCACAGCTTCCGGGCTCCGAACTCGTTCGGGGCCCGGTTTTTTTGACCATGACCCTTCTGGAACGGCTGGGAGAGGATCTCAAACAGGCCCTCAAGGCGAGGGATACGATTCGGGTCTCCACCCTGAGGCTCGCCCGGGCCGCCCTGCACAACGCGGAGATCCAGCGGGGCCGTCCCCTCACGGACGAGGAGGCCCAGGAGGTCCTGCGGCTCGAAGCCCGGCGCCGGAAGGAGGCCATCGAGGCCTTCCGCCGGGCCGGGCGGGAGGAGATGGCCCACCGGGAGGAGCTGGAGCTTGCGGTGCTCCTGGAGTACCTCCCTGCCCCGCTCTCCAGGGAGGAACTCCGGAGGATCGTGCAGGAGGCGATCCAGAAGCTCGGAGCCCGCACGGAACGGGACGCGGGCCGGGTAATCGGAGCGGTGATGCGGGAGGTTCGGGGCAGGGCCGAGGGCCGGGACGTGGAACGTCTGGTGCGGGAGGCCCTCGGGTCCGGACCATAGCCGGGGATGACCAGGAAGCGCTTGCGGCGGTCGGTCCCCAAATCGCGGAGCTGGAAGCGGGCGGTGAGCGCGGGCGGGGTGGTGTTCCGTCCCGGTCCCTCCGGCCCGGAGGTCCTGCTGCTCCTCCACCGCAACGGCCGGTGGATGCTCCCCAAGGGGACCGTGGAGGCAGGGGAGACGGAGGAGGAGGTTGCCCGCCGGGAGGTGGGGGAGGAGGCCGGAGTACACAACCTCCGGCTGGTGGCAGACCTCGGCGAGGAACGTTATCGGTTCTACTGGCCCCCGGAGAAGACCTTCTACGACAAGACCGTGCGCTACTACCTCCTGGAGTGGCTGGGCGGAGAGGAGCCCAGGCCGCAGGCGGAGGAGGGGTTCGTGGAAGCCCGTTGGGTTCCCCTGGACGAGGCGGTGGAGCGGGTAAGGTACAGGGAGACGCGCGAGATCCTGCTTCGAGCCCGGGAGATCCTGAAGGCCCAGGAGGCGGAGACGTGAGGGAGCCTGCGATCGGAACCGCGGACCTGGTGGAGGATACCTTCCGGAAATACGCGGAGCACGTGAACCCGGGGCTCGTGAAACTGTGGCGGTTCGCGGGGATCGAGACCCTGGAGTGGGAGGCCGAGGGCGCGGTGGTCCGGGACGTCCACGGCCGGGAGTACCTGGACTTCTCCGGCGGCCCCGCGGTCTTCGTCCTGGGCCACCGGCACCCGCGGGTGGTCCAGGCGGTCGTGGAGCAGATCCAGCGCATGCCCATGTCCGTGCGGGCCCTGCCCCGGCGGTCGGAGGCGGAGCTCGCGGCGCTCTTGGCCGAGATCACGCCCGGAGACCTCCGCTACGCCTTCTTCTGCAACAGCGGCGCGGAAGCGGTGGAAGGAGCCATCAAGCTGGCCCGCCTGGCCACCGGGAAGCCCGGCATCATCGCCACGGAGGGAGCCTTCCACGGAAAGACCCTGGGGGCCCTTTCCGCCACGGGCCGGGAGAAGTACCGAAAGCCTTTTGAGCCCCTCGTGCCCGGGTTCCGGCACATCCCCTTCGGAGATCCCGAGGCCCTGGAGGAGGCCATTGACGGGGATACCGCGGCCTTCCTGGTGGAGCCCATCCAGGCGGAGGGCGGAGTGCGGATCCCGCCGGACGACTACCTCGGCCGGGTGCGGGAGATCTGCGACCGCAGAGGGATCCTCCTCATCGTGGACGAGGTGCAGACCGGGATGGGCCGCACGGGCCGGATGTTCGCGTGCGAGCACGCGGGCATCACTCCCGACATCCTCACCCTGGCGAAGGGACTCGGGGGCGGGGTGATGCCCATCGGGGCGTTCGTGGCCCGCCCCCACCTCTGGGAGGCCTTCGCCACCGATCCCTACCTGCACTCCTCCACCTTTGGGGGGAATCCCGCGGCCTGCGCGGCAGCCATCGCCACCATCCGGGTTCTGCTTGAGGAGCGTCTGCCGGAGCGGGCCGCGGATCTCGGCGCGTTCCTGCTGGAAGGCCTGCGTTCCCTTGCCGACCGCTATCCGGACCTCGTGCGGGAGGTGCGCGGGAAGGGCCTGCTCCTGGGAGTGGAATTCGTGGACCCGGACGTGGCGTTGCTGTGTGCCGCGGAGGCCCTGCGGCGGGGAGTGATCTTTTACTTCGCCCTCAACCGGCCCGAGGTGATCCGCATCGCCCCACCCCTGGTCATCACCCGGGAGCAGATCGGAACCGCCCTGGCGTGCGTGGACGCGGCCCTGGGAGCCACGCGGGAGATGCTGGAGAGCCTCCGATCTGCCGGATGATCCCGCGGGAGGAGTACCGGGAACGACAGGAACGCGTCCGGGCGGGCATGCGGAGCTCGGGACTGCGGGCCCTGGTGGTGGTCTCCGGGCCGTTTTACGAGCGGCCCGGAGATGTGGCCTATCTCAGCGGCCACTTCCCTCCCTTCCCCACCTCCGAGGCCGAGCCCCCCATCGCCGGGATGGGATACGCGGCCGTGGTCCTGGACCACCGGGAGACGGTGCTCCTCGTGGACACGCCCCGCTACCGGGCCGAGGAGGTGGTGGCGGATGAGGTGCGGGTGGGTCCGGACCTGTGGGGGGCGCTGGTGGAGGTTCTCCGGGAGCGAGCTGCGGGGGAGGTCGGAGTCGTGGGCACGGACGTGGCTCCCCTGGAGATGGCCCGTCGACTGGAGGAAGCCGGGTTCCAGACGATCCCCGCGGACGGCCTCCTCCGGTCCCTGCGCCGGCGCAAGAGTGCTGCGGAGGTGGATCTGCTGCGGCGGGCCGTGGCGTGCGCCCGGGAGGGGCTCGTGGCCGCCTGTACGGCGTGCCTCCCGGGAACATCCGAACAGGAGGTCTGCGCGACAGGGGTTGCCGCGGCCCTCCGGGCCGGCGCGGATTTCGTGCGGTACCTCCGGGTGCACTCCGGTCCGTGGAGCGCGTGGACCACCCGCTGGCCGCCCGCCACGGACCGCAGGCTCATCAAGAGCGATCTCGTGCTCCTGGACCTCGTGGGTGCCCGGGAGGGCTATCACTTCGACGTCCTGCGCACAACCCTGGTGGGCTTCGATGCGCTGCCCTGGCAGCGCGTGCTCCTGGAGGCCACCCAGCGGGCCCTGGCCCGGGCTCTTGAGAGCATTCGCCCGGGGGTTCAGGTGCATGAGGTGGTGGCCGCGGCTCTGGGGGCCTACGAGGAGGCGGGCTTGGGCGGGCATGCCTCGACGTTCCTCGGCCACGGGATCGGGCTGGAAACCGTGGAAGCTCCCTACCTCCGGCCCGGGAGCGCGGTGCGGCTGGAGGAGGGGATGGTGCTGTGCGTGGAGCCCTCCGTCTGCCTGCCGGGCCGGGGCGGGGCGTGCATCGAGGAGGAGGTGGTGGTGACCCGGGAGGGGTGCGAGGTGCTCACGGGCGACATCCCACGCCTCCTGTGGGCGTGACTACCGGGAGGTCAGGAGGGGAGGGCCCCAGAGGTCGTCCTGGGAGCCTTCCCGGAGGGCGAGCTGTACCTCTTGGTCCGTCTTCAGCAGGAACACCCGCTCCATCTCATCGATGCCCTGGAGGTCCTGGTAGACCTCGAAGGCTTCCTCCGAGATCATGGCCCGCAGCTGGGCTTCCAGGCGCAACTTGCTCAGGAAAAACTGCTCCAGGTGGATGCGCCGGTAAAGCCACACGTGGTGCTGGAGGATCTGCCGGAGTTTCTGCTCGTGGCTGAAGAGGAGGTCCCGGCGGTCCACGAGCTCCAGGGCCCGGCGGTAAGATCGAGATAGGTCAAGGAGGAGATCCCGGAGATCCTGGATGAGGACTTCCGGAGTCGTATCACCTTTGGCCGCCTGTCGCACCGCCCGGAGCAGCCGCCCCTCCATCAGCCGCAGGCCGTGTGCGAGGTCCGCGAGGGTGCGGGCGAGGCCGGGATTCGGAGGATGCTGGAGCTTGGTCACGCGTCTTGGCGCATTCATGGACGCCCCTCCCGCACTCCCACTCGGGCCCTCTCCGTCCTTCAGGTTTTTGGAGAAAAACCCGGCTCAGGTCTTCCGTGTTCTGGCCCCGTTCAGCCCTACGCGCTCCGGCCGCCCGAAGTTCAGGACGAGGGTCGTCCCGCCCACGATGGCCGCTGAGACCGCGGCACCCACCGATCCCCACAGGGCCATCCCCAACCCTCCGGCTCCCAGCACCGCGCTGAGTCCGCAGATGCGCAGCACCACCTCGTGCGGCCGCAGCCCTGAATGCAACAGCCGGTGAGGCAGGTGGTCCTTGCCGGTGGAGACCATGATTTGGATGGGGTTCCGCAGCCCCTTCCGGTAGCGCCGCCAGTGCACCAGCAGGAAGTCCCAGGCCGGGAGCGCCAGGATCACGCCCAGGGCGAGGATCTCCCAGGCGGAGTCCAGGCTGGTGGCCAGCGCCGCGCTCAGGGCTGCCAGGAGGAACCCCAGCATGAGGCTTCCGGAGTCCCCGAGGAAGATGCGGGCGGGCGGGAAGTTGTAGCGCAGAAACCCCAACGACGCCCCGGCCAGGGCCGCGGCCGTGGTGGCGACCGCCCACCGGTGGAGGAAGATGGCGAGGAGGGCCAGCGCCACCGCGCTCACCGCCGCGGCCCCGGAGGCCGTCCCGTCCGCGCAGTCCAGGCAGTTGAGGGCGTTCGCCAAGCCCACGATCCAGCCCGCGGCCAGGAGGTGGCCCGCATACGGCCAGGGAAGCCCGATCCGGAAATCACCCAGCCCCACGATGAGCACCACCACCGCGGCTTCCGCCGCGAGCTTCGCGGCCCCCACGCCCCGCACGTCGTCCACGATTCCGATCAGGGCAAAGGCCGCGGCTCCCGCCAGCAGCAGGATCACGTGCAGGTCGTTCACGGGCCGCGCCCACATCAGGGTGGCCGAGCTGAAGGCCAGGTAGACCGCCGCCCCGCCCAGGAGCGGCGTCGGCGTGCGGTGGAGCTTGCGGGGCGCAGGGAGGTCCAGGATCCCGAGCCTTCGGGCCGCCCACGCGGCCGCGGGCGTGACCAGGAGTGCCAGCCCTAGCGCGCAGAAGAAGGCAAGGAGTACGCCCGCCACCTGTGCCTCTCCCGTGCGGTGAACGTGGCTTCCAGGGCCACAAGGATCCGGTTCACCTCCTCCTCCCGCAGCGACGGATAGAGGGGGATCGAGAGGGCGGTGCGGTACGCCTGCTCCGTGCGCGGGAATCCCGGTAGGCCCAGGTACCGGTGGAGGGGCCAGAACACCGGGGGACTCGTCTCCACGCCATGGGCCCGCAGCGCCTCCCGGGCCTTGGCCGCATCTGGGACCGCGACCACGTACCGATAAAAAATGGGGTTTGTTCCGGGCCGCACGGTCGGAGGCCGCAGCCCCAGGGCCCGAACCCGCTCTGCGTAACGGACCGCGAGCCGCCGCCGGCGGTCCAAGAGGGCCGGGAGCTTGTGGACCTGCGACAGCCCGAGAGCAGCCTGGAAGTCCGTGATCTTGTAGTTAAACCGGACCCCCAGGCGCCGCCGGCCGTCGTAGTCCCGCATCTCCCGCACCCGCCGCAGCAGCAGGTCGGAGTTCGAGAGCACCATCCCGCCCTCGCCCGTGGTGATCACCTTCGTGGCGTAGAAGGAGCAGACCGCCACGTCCCCGAAGGACCCCACGGGACGGCCCCTCACCGTGGTGCCCAGGGCCTGGGCGATGTCCTCGATCACGGGAATTTCGAGGCCGCGGAGGGCCTCGATGTCCGCGGCGAACCCGAACATGTGGGGGATCAGGAGGGCCCGGGTGCGCCGGGTGATGACCCGCCGGACTTCCTCCACGGAGAGGTTGTAGCCGTCGGGCTCCAGATCCACGAGTTTCGGGGTTGCGCCCACGTACCGGGCCGCCTGCAGCAACGCCACGCAGGTGTAGCTGGGCAGGATCACCTCGTCCCCGGGCCCCACCCCCAGGGCCACCAGCGCGAGATGTAAAGCCGCGGTCCCGGAGCTCGTGGCCACCCCGCCCCGCACGCCCACGAACCGGGCCACCGCCTCCTCGAACCGCCGGGTTACCTCCCCTTGGGCGATCTGGCCCGAGCGGAGGACCTCGGCCACGGCCCGGACGTCCGCCTCGTCCAGGGTGGGACGGGAGTGCTGGACTACAGCACCATGCGGTGACATACGAACGCCTCCGCGGCCTCCACGGACACCTCCGCGCCCCGCAGCCGCGCAAGCCGCTCCACGTTCATCAAGCTCCCGTGGTGGGGCGCAGGCCGGAGCTGCGAGGCATGGCAGCGGAGCGCCCGCAGCTTCACCTCCAGGAACTCCGAGATGTCCACGTAGAAGTTGGGGTGGAAGGGGGTGGGGCTCCAGCACAGCTGCGGGGCGTCACACGAGAGCACGAGCCGCACGAAGGGTTTGTCCTCCGGCAGGTGCGGCCGGCAGGCCGCAAACCCCGCCCGAAACAGGGCCTCGTGATCCTGGTTGTAGCTGGGGTGGGGGAGGATCACCACGGTCGGCCGCACCCGGTCGATGCTGTACCGGGCTTCTCGCTCGATCAACGTCACGAGATCCCGGCGGGGAACGGCGTCCAGGCGCATGTGGTGGCGGCTGTCCTCGAAGAGGACTTCGTACCCGTCCACCCCCAGGACCTCCATGGCCCTGCGCAGCTCCTCCACCCGCTGGCCGGCCGTGACGAGGAGGTGCTCGGCGTTGTAGTGCCGGAGGTCGCCCACCGACCCCACGATCACGAACACCTCCCCTCCCTCGGCCTTCACCCTGGCGATGGTGCCCCCGCACCCGTAGGCCTCGTCGTCGGGGTGGGGGGCGATCACGAGGACCCTCTGGCCCGAAAAGAAAGCCTCCATCGTCTCGGCCCATTGTAGGTGCCCCCTTGCTCAGTGACTTCTACCCAAACGGAGGGTTTGGATCTATCAAGAGGAGGATTGCGGGGAAGGGCCGGGTTGGGAGAGGCAGGGTACAATGGTTCGGGATGCCGTTCACGGTGGAGGACCTGCAGGATCTGCTCCGGCTGCTGGAGCAGCAGCCCCAGTGGAAGGAAGCGGTGCGGGCCGCCCTCTGGAGCGAGGCGGAGTTCGCCTCTTGGCTTCGGGAGAGGCTTCCCAGGTTGCTGCAGGAGGACCCCCGGTTCGGGGCAGAGGTGATCGGAGTCCTCCAGCAGACCCTGAGTCCCCGGTCGGAGTTCGTACGGGTGCTGGAGGAGATCCGGGCCCTCCGGGAGGACTTCGGCCGCCGGTTTGAGGTCATCGAGCGGACCTTGCAGCTCCACACGGAGCGGTTCGAGGCCATGGACCGCCGGTTTGAGGTCATCGAGCGGACCTTGCAGCTCCACACGGAGCGGTTCGAGGCCATGGACCGCCGGTTTGAGGCCATCGAGCGGACCTTGCAGCTCCACACGGAGCGGTTCGAGGCCATGGACCGCCGGTTTGAGGCCTTGGAGCGGGAGATGGACCGCCGGTTCGAGGCGGTGGACCGGCGGTTCGAGGCGGTGGACCGGCGGTTCGAGGCGGTGGACCGGCGGTTCGAGGCCCTGCAGCGGGAGATGGACCGCCGGTTCGAGCTGCAGGCGAGGATCCTGGCCGAGCACAGCAGAACCCTGCGCCGGATGGAGGTAGGGCTAGGGAGTCTCGGCCGCCGGTTCGGGAAGGGATTCGAGGAGGCCGTGCGGGCCACCATCGAGGAGTTCGCGGGCGTCGGCCCCCTCACAGCGGAGCGCCTCGTGATCCGGGACGTGAACGGCGAGCTGTACGGGGTACCCAACCAGGAGGTGGAGTTCGACGCCTTCGTGCACGACGGGCGGCGGTTCCTGGTGGAGGTGAAGGGTTTCGCGGAGCCGGAGGACGTCCTGAACTTCGTCCGGAAGGTGGAGTTCGCCCGCCGCCACCTTGCCGAGCCCTTCGAGGCGGTGCTCCTCGCGCCGTACGCCACGAAGCGGGCCGTGGAACTGGCCCGGGAGCTGGGGGTGCGGCTCCTGATGGAGCCCGAGGAGGAAGCCCCCGACGAGGGAAACTAGCCCCGTCCCGGAATTCCAAGCGGTTTAACCGTTTGATCCCGGGTTTTCCTTCCCATGGAGGATTGCCGGGGTTTGGCGAGGTCGGAGAATGGGGGGCGAGAACACCCGAGGAGGCCTGGAATGGGGCGGCAGGCGGGATACGCGGCGGTTGTGGTGACGGCGGTGCTGCTCTCCCTCGCGGACGCTCTGCCGGCCTGGGCGCAGGTCCGACCCGTGGAGGTCCCTGAGCCGGGCGGGTTCGCCCTCATGGGCACCGCCCTGTTCGGGGCCCTCGCGGCGTGGAGGCTGTTGAGGCGGCGGGCGTGAGGGCCTCCGTCGTTGCAGGCTGTAAAGCAGCCTCCGGAGGCGGAAGCCCACGGCTTGGTCGACCGGACGAGCGGGCCCATTCCTCCAAACGGAGGATGGACGTCCCGACGGCCTGGAGGTAAGGGTTTGGGGTGAAGGAGGAGGACATGCGACGTTGCAAACGCAGG from the Armatimonadota bacterium genome contains:
- the rpsU gene encoding 30S ribosomal protein S21, producing the protein MATVRVGKDESLDSALKRFRREVQRSGILVEAKRHEHYEKPSDRRRRKLAKRARKQKAKSR
- a CDS encoding CRTAC1 family protein is translated as MTDQVFPYPVRPLYGESHGQSWGFIAVGDYDGDGWDDLYINEMSMVHTVEHQNIHGRPQSGYLLRNTGGRFVDETYKLPVIDEDTEHRHAAVWCDFDNDGDEDLLLGTGMDDEFPLGHPERMTGNLDVWLRNDGTHFTDVSRQVTVEGYDTRHSKVFHGYTCADVDGNGWPDILLQNKKAPEVYGSGGTPVFRLYLNLGGFRYREAAAERGFKDTEYPTSNIDPWGLGCYDFNGVRGMDCRSAGGNLGRWILNKGGGFFDVHTGVYRPIADLNAYSNDLAWADYNGDGLIDHSDAGLTQIVRIFVNNGSTVHNDGMADSTKAAASNRVRLRSTAALDADNDGDADLFVTVEGSGPQTPDGWTTKAPDLFFRNDNMTFVEMARQVGLDGGICVGKRADSRPADHCAGGGGAAVVDYDRDGRLDLVVSYTPWFKPAGGVERVRVYRNVTQNPGNWIGVIVQGRRSLGSRVTVEACGKTHVRQVVNDTHHLAQNTRAIHVGLGGCTNRPYVVIQWSDGAVTRTYLSRNRYHLVRR
- a CDS encoding FAD-dependent oxidoreductase, with amino-acid sequence MAPQVRTRTARRESGARWRLEGEVCVVGSGIAGISAALEAARLGREVVLVEGAPFIGGQAVGAPIGTIAGLFSCGQNPHQLTHLVADELLAALEREGAVYRRYSEKARTIVLVYDEVALGRWMEREVHRRGIRAVTGAVLREVRREGARIHSLSFLTRFGDLEVKASMYIDATGDAAVAWFAGLPCREPDRPIYGSQMAVLEGVRDELLLPESAFFARLQSVLQEKGDRYGLGRKDGLVFLFPGRGMAIVNMTHVQTPLEPAAFTRRSLEGKDQVDRAIQLLREEFPEAFGRARVRVYGQLGIRQTRWIVGRYQLSVEDVRTGRRFEDAVARTAWPIELHDRAEGYYWEPFEEGHVHYVPLRSLIPEGTENLLAVGRCIDADPLALSSVRVMGPCIAMGAAAAHVADLCLGRSTPAQGVDLEALAERLRPNLEDSAS
- a CDS encoding GatB/YqeY domain-containing protein, with translation MTLLERLGEDLKQALKARDTIRVSTLRLARAALHNAEIQRGRPLTDEEAQEVLRLEARRRKEAIEAFRRAGREEMAHREELELAVLLEYLPAPLSREELRRIVQEAIQKLGARTERDAGRVIGAVMREVRGRAEGRDVERLVREALGSGP
- a CDS encoding aminomethyl transferase family protein codes for the protein MGATAPVESLQTLLDRVPSLVDHLYRNPKGALRAIFQLFPPAVLPPEFTNWRDEQRARRESVALLDQSFHMSNLSLRGPDALRLLESLAINSFRNFGPNRAKQFVACSPEGYVIGDNILYGLEEDSAVLVGSEVVQNWVTYHAETGGYRVRVERDPAWSVNPTGRRTEYRFQVEGPKALALLEKATGGPLPEVKFFHWTWLVIAGRRVRALRHSMAGVPGMELSGPWEDREVVRTALVEAGREFGLREVGSLAYLSSGGLESGWVPNPLPAIYTSPDLRAYREWLPATGQEARGSLGGSFYSPRIEDYYLTPWELGFEHILRFDHDFVGRLALEERARERHRRKVTLVWHPEDTAQVFGSLLRPGPMAKYLDLPWLHYATWQYDRVLSPRGEPVGLSLYAGYTSNERAVVALAVVDADYSQPGTEVVLVWGEDGGGARSAAWVEPHVPVEIRATVAPVPISQAARQYRAAMRSGR
- a CDS encoding NUDIX domain-containing protein, which translates into the protein MTRKRLRRSVPKSRSWKRAVSAGGVVFRPGPSGPEVLLLLHRNGRWMLPKGTVEAGETEEEVARREVGEEAGVHNLRLVADLGEERYRFYWPPEKTFYDKTVRYYLLEWLGGEEPRPQAEEGFVEARWVPLDEAVERVRYRETREILLRAREILKAQEAET
- a CDS encoding aminotransferase class III-fold pyridoxal phosphate-dependent enzyme, whose amino-acid sequence is MREPAIGTADLVEDTFRKYAEHVNPGLVKLWRFAGIETLEWEAEGAVVRDVHGREYLDFSGGPAVFVLGHRHPRVVQAVVEQIQRMPMSVRALPRRSEAELAALLAEITPGDLRYAFFCNSGAEAVEGAIKLARLATGKPGIIATEGAFHGKTLGALSATGREKYRKPFEPLVPGFRHIPFGDPEALEEAIDGDTAAFLVEPIQAEGGVRIPPDDYLGRVREICDRRGILLIVDEVQTGMGRTGRMFACEHAGITPDILTLAKGLGGGVMPIGAFVARPHLWEAFATDPYLHSSTFGGNPAACAAAIATIRVLLEERLPERAADLGAFLLEGLRSLADRYPDLVREVRGKGLLLGVEFVDPDVALLCAAEALRRGVIFYFALNRPEVIRIAPPLVITREQIGTALACVDAALGATREMLESLRSAG